From one Lycium ferocissimum isolate CSIRO_LF1 chromosome 5, AGI_CSIRO_Lferr_CH_V1, whole genome shotgun sequence genomic stretch:
- the LOC132056292 gene encoding GDSL esterase/lipase At1g28650-like: MASHCSNHRLLILVLLCCGLLLVRFSSLGKDDVLLGPFNSIYNLGDIGDYSSAADHIAATLNLPSPQPYTQQGTEFFESGLNFATPGATIMSPFFFLKNGIKPPPQSHELSPIITFMKFFYRNCFSFHDCSKFKVLEKALIFMDQTGINDYKQAFLHGKSISQASHFAPEVVETIKNSVERLINEAEAKTIMVSGILPLGCFPGFRTLFSEEDSMDKNRCHKGLNLFSKLHNDHLSLVILKLRLKYPEVHIIYADYYKAFLAVLKNHAFLGFKTETLMKACCGSGDGPFNFDVKKKCGEEGAATCFDRASYLHWDGFRLTPEALENLIDTLFSKKGFVFPAFKFEEETAANSNKTSFQNSERS; the protein is encoded by the coding sequence ATGGCTTCCCATTGCAGCAACCATCGTTTGTTGATCTTGGTATTACTCTGCTGTGGTCTTCTTCTTGTTCGTTTTTCTTCTCTGGGGAAAGATGATGTACTACTTGGTCCGTTTAATTCCATATATAACTTGGGAGATATTGGTGACTATTCATCAGCGGCTGATCATATTGCTGCAACTCTCAATCTGCCTTCTCCACAACCCTACACCCAACAAGGCACTGAATTCTTTGAGTCTGGTCTTAATTTTGCCACCCCTGGAGCTACCATTATGAGCCCTTTTTTCTTCCTCAAAAATGGTATCAAACCACCTCCGCAGTCTCATGAGCTATCGCCGATTATCACCTtcatgaagttcttctatagaaACTGCTTCTCTTTTCACGACTGTAGCAAATTCAAGGTTCTTGAGAAAGCTCTCATCTTTATGGATCAAACTGGAATCAACGACTACAAACAGGCCTTCTTACATGGAAAATCTATTTCTCAGGCGTCTCATTTTGCGCCTGAAGTGGTAGAGACCATTAAGAATTCAGTGGAAAGACTCATCAATGAAGCTGAAGCCAAAACTATTATGGTTTCTGGAATTCTACCCTTGGGCTGCTTTCCAGGTTTTCGGACTCTATTTTCTGAGGAAGATTCAATGGACAAAAACAGATGTCACAAGGGATTGAATCTGTTCTCGAAGCTTCACAACGATCACCTTTCGCTAGTAATTCTAAAGCTGCGCTTGAAATACCCTGAAGTTCACATCATATACGCAGATTACTACAAAGCATTCTTGGCTGTTCTTAAAAATCACGCCTTTCTGGGATTCAAGACAGAGACTTTAATGAAGGCGTGTTGTGGCAGTGGCGATGGTCCGTTCAACTTTGATGTGAAGAAGAAGTGCGGAGAGGAAGGAGCTGCTACGTGTTTTGATAGGGCTTCTTATTTACATTGGGATGGATTTCGACTAACCCCTGAGGCTTTGGAGAACCTGATTGATACGCTGTTCAGCAAAAAAGGATTTGTATTTCCAGCATTCAAGTTTGAAGAAGAAACAGCAGCCAACAGTAACAAGACATCATTCCAGAATTCAGAGAGGAGTTAG
- the LOC132056293 gene encoding autophagy-related protein 13a, translating into MDFQNNPHGEYGRFEQILAQFLLKTLHIVLDCRVPSIRPCGRSGEVKKSDKWFNLVLGDRPAVLDNLNFWHRNLMEPMIIDIILVQEKPSSLSEHTTSIAGAYTETIIERWVVQYEYLRTMVPQIGDSSYKKTYKKSIILFRSLYSMMRLLPAFKAFRKLSSSQSCDFDIIYKVSSFSAPFSRSEEELMKHYTFTPVDAQQGRLCISVTYREDLSDFNLETAASFPPAIITDYVGSPLADPMRSFPSSSSDKCVHPTSFPSRGTHSSSSSPFQRPHSWTSGFLTSPSLPRTQPYVGSPPLYRSPHELSSSPSDVYGHRVSPNNRLPIHHKATSFDEYQLSPPFSPSPSPSPPTYLSGANPGQTRLRSGTGPVSIPHPIMGTSSRYLSPNLSDPNRHSLPPMSPRSTKHDSSFHESPSGIRSFRKMDPQRTLESIGAISPGQKISRDTRDDSGRFSGLLSSSGSPRLYSRSSSRLSFQDDLDVCDFSCPFIVDDVDTSDSQASDNLDGRKGSEVSSQTSATTRKSQDAAVGALVHLLRSAPPLRQDSSCYTSHSIKTELDGELSTASGLSISRKASDALEELKTYKDLKDVLLSKSATRSVSEGGI; encoded by the exons ATGGATTTTCAGAATAACCCACACGGTGAATATGGAAGGTTTGAACAGATACTTGCTCAATTTCTTCTGAAAACCTTGCATATTGTTTTGGACTGTAGAGTTCCTTCGATCCGACCTTGTGGTCGTAGTGGGGAAGTGAAAAAGAGTGACAAGTGGTTCAATTTGGTGTTGGGAGATCGCCCTGCTGTTCTTgataatttgaatttttggcATAGAAACTTGATGGAGCCAATGATAATAGACATAATACTTGTTCAAGAGAAACCTAGTTCTTTGTCAGAGCATACTACAAGTATTGCAGGGGCATATACAGAAACCATTATAGAGAGGTGGGTTGTACAATATGAGTATCTGAGGACAATGGTTCCTCAAATTGGTGATTCGTCTTATAAGAAAACATACAAGAAATCAATTATACTGTTTCGCTCCCTTTATTCAATGATGAGACTCCTTCCTGCATTCAAGGCCTTCAGGAAACTTTCATCAAGTCAGAGTTGCGACTTTGATATCATTTACAAGGTCTCTTCATTTAGTGCTCCATTCTCCAGGTCAGAGGAGGAGTTGATGAAGCATTATACTTTTACTCCCGTTGATGCCCAGCAGGGCCGTCTTTGTATATCTGTGACATATCGTGAAGATCTGTCGGACTTTAACTTGGAGACTGCTGCATCCTTTCCACCTGCGATCATTACAGATTATGTAGGCAGTCCTCTTGCTGACCCGATGAGGTCATTTCCTTCCTCCTCATCTGATAAGTGTGTCCACCCTACATCATTTCCCTCGAGAGGGACacattcatcttcttcatcacctTTCCAGCGCCCACACAGTTGGACAAGTGGTTTCCTCACGTCACCTTCTTTACCTCGGACACAGCCATATGTAGGATCTCCACCTTTGTACCGCTCACCACATGAGCTTTCATCTTCACCCAGTGATGTATATGGACATAGGGTTTCACCTAACAACAGATTGCCCATTCACCACAAAGCAACAAGCTTTGATGAGTACCAGCTTTCACCTCCATTTTCACCATCGCCATCTCCATCTCCACCCACATATCTGTCAGGTGCAAATCCTGGGCAGACTCGTTTGCGTTCTGGAACTGGCCCTGTCAGTATCCCTCATCCAATTATGGGTACAAGTTCCAGATACCTATCTCCTAATTTGTCTGATCCTAACAGACATTCTCTCCCTCCAATGTCTCCCAGAAGCACAAAGCATGATTCATCATTCCATGAATCTCCTTCCGGAATCAGGTCATTCCGGAAAATGGATCCGCAGAGGACTCTAGAGTCTATCGGCGCTATCAGTCCTGGACAAAAG ATTTCCAGAGATACTAGAGATGATTCCGGACGGTTCTCTGGTTTGTTATCTTCAAGTGGTTCGCCACGCTTATATTCTAGAAGTTCTAGCAGGCTATCTTTTCAAGATGACTTGGATGTCTGTGATTTTTCCTGTCCGtttattgttgatgatgttgatactTCCGATTCACAAGCCAG TGACAACCTCGATGGGAGAAAAGGTTCAGAAGTTTCTTCTCAGACATCTGCAACAACCAGAAAATCCCAAGACGCAGCTGTAGGTGCCCTTGTTCACTTGCTGAGAAGTGCTCCTCCATTACGCCAAGACTCTagctgttatacctcgcatagCATAAAGACTGAACTGGATGGTGAACTTAGCACTGCATCTGGATTATCCATCAGTAGGAAGGCATCAGATGCATTGGAGGAGCTTAAAACTTACAAAGATTTGAAAGATGTACTGCTGTCTAAGAGCGCAACCCGTTCAGTCAGTGAGGGTGGAATTTAA